Proteins from a genomic interval of Cyclopterus lumpus isolate fCycLum1 chromosome 18, fCycLum1.pri, whole genome shotgun sequence:
- the zgc:109889 gene encoding wiskott-Aldrich syndrome protein family member 3 yields MPLVKRNIEPRHLCRGALPDGVTSELECVTNSTLAAIIKQLGSLSRHAEDIFGELFIEANSFYLRMSGLQERVDQLAVKVTQLDSTVEEVSLQDINMRKAFKSSTIQDQQVVSRTSVPNPVVEMYHRGDKPPPLNILSPYRDDKKDALKFYTDPSYFFNLWKEKMLQATEDKRKEKRRQKGCPAHPDRPHSRQAPPRSPLSISEQQKQVEDPSREVKKVRKARNRRQEWNVLAYDKEFRPDARLTPSPYHGMSSEGSLSPDSRSMASDSYPASPNHPSTQAPGAVHPTDPSRDHLSAAAQTQSLDRVLRPANQPPGAGGPPAPAGRHAASLGRTPSGHGVQAGGEPAVNGPRQQSVKDYRAGHGGQPSTIPEYYIPPAPPPPPPTIPSAQTAFDSTAAPPSSAAAASAPTGYQAHRTPSHAVDGAPSSRKSALPGMVPMSDARSDLLAAIRRGIQLRKVQEQREQEAKREPVGNDVATILSRRIAVEYSESDDDSELDENEWSD; encoded by the exons ATGCCGTTGGTGAAGAGGAACATCGAGCCCAGGCACTTGTGCCGCGGGGCGTTGCCGGACGGGGTGACCAGCGAGCTGGAGTGCGTCACCAACAGCACGCTGGCCGCCATCATCAAGCAGCTGGGCAGCCTGA GTCGCCATGCCGAGGACATTTTCGGGGAGCTGTTCATCGAAGCCAACAGCTTCTACCTGAGGATGAGCGGCCTGCAGGAGAGGGTGGACCAGCTGGCCGTGAAAGTCACCCAGCTCGACTCCACCgtggaggaag TCTCCCTGCAGGACATCAACATGAGGAAGGCCTTCAAGAGCAGCACCATCCAGGACCAGCAGGTGGTGTCGAGGACCTCCGTGCCCAACCCCGTGGTGGAGATGTACCACCGCGGCGACAAACCTCCCCCGCTCAACATCCTCAGCCCCTACAG GGACGACAAGAAGGACGCCCTGAAGTTCTACACCGACCCGTCCTACTTCTTCAACCTGTGGAAGGAGAAGATGCTGCAGGCCACCGAGGACAAACGCAAGGAGAAGCGACggcagaag GGCTGTCCGGCCCACCCTGACAGGCCCCACTCCAGACAGGCCCCACCCAGGAGCCCCCTGTCCATCTCT gagcagcagaagcaggTCGAGGACCCGAGCCGAGAGGTGAAGAAG GTGCGTAAGGCTCGTAATCGGCGCCAGGAGTGGAACGTCCTGGCCTACGACAAAGAGTTCAGGCCGGACGCCAGGCTCACGCCCTCGCCTTACCATGGCATGTCCTCGGAAGGCTCGCTGTCCCCTGATagcag GTCAATGGCGTCCGACTCTTACCCCGCCAGCCCCAACCACCCTTCCACCCAGGCCCCCGGCGCCGTCCACCCCACCGACCCCTCCAGGGACCACCTCAGCGCCGCGGCCCAGACCCAGTCCCTGGATCGGGTCCTCAGGCCGGCCAACCAGCCTCCGGGGGCCGGGGGGCCTCCGGCGCCGGCTGGGCGCCACGCGGCCTCCCTGGGCCGGACCCCATCGGGACATGGAGTCCAGGCCGGCGGAGAGCCGGCGGTTAACGGGCCGAGGCAGCAGTCGGTGAAGGACTACCGGGCCGGGCACGG CGGCCAGCCCTCCACCATCCCAGAGTACTAcatcccccccgcccctccccctccccccccaaccATCCCCTCGGCGCAGACCGCCTTCGACTCCACCGCCGCCCCGccctcctccgccgccgccgcctccg CCCCCACGGGCTACCAGGCTCACCGGACGCCGTCGCACGCCGTGGACGGAGCGCCTTCGAGCAGGAAGTCCGCCTTGCCGGGGATGGTCCCGATGAGCGACGCCCGCTCCGACCTGCTGGCGGCCATTCGTAGAG GCATCCAGCTGAGGAAGGTGCAGGAGCAGCGGGAGCAGGAGGCGAAGAGGGAGCCCGTCGGCAACGACGTGGCCACCATCCTGTCGCGCCGCATCGCCGTGGAGTACAGCGAGTCCGACGACGACTCCGAGCTCGACGAGAACGAGTGGTCCGACTGA